The following proteins are co-located in the Massilia litorea genome:
- a CDS encoding D-amino acid dehydrogenase, with protein MKIIVLGSGVIGTTTAYYLAQAGHDVTVIDRQPAAGMETSYGNAGEISPGYASPWAGPGVPAKAVKWLMMQHSPLVVRPKLDPNQWRWMLSMLANCNHKSYAINKGRMVRLAEYSRDVLVQLRRDTGIAYDERSQGTLQLFRNQKQLDGAATDIAVLEQYGVPYQVLDPAGCEAYEPALKNVRGKFVGGLLLPNDETGDCFKFTQKLAEMAKELGVKFRHGVEIKRLSVEGDKVTGVVTSQGELKADSFVLALGSYSPFVLKQIGIHIPVYPVKGYSITVPITDAAGAPESTVMDETFKVAITRLGDRIRVGGTAELAGYDLSLHQARRDTLEHSVTDLFPRGGDVSKAEFWCGLRPMTPDGTPVVGPTPYRNLFLNTGHGTLGWTMACGSGRVLADMVSGRQPEIGLEGLFMDRYGSRNKPVLVPGGISVTA; from the coding sequence GTGAAAATCATCGTCTTGGGTAGTGGTGTCATCGGCACCACCACGGCGTACTACCTGGCCCAGGCCGGGCACGACGTCACGGTCATCGACCGCCAGCCGGCCGCCGGCATGGAAACGAGTTATGGCAACGCCGGCGAAATTTCGCCCGGCTACGCGTCGCCCTGGGCCGGTCCCGGCGTGCCGGCGAAAGCGGTCAAGTGGCTGATGATGCAGCACAGCCCCCTGGTCGTGCGCCCGAAACTCGACCCGAACCAGTGGCGCTGGATGCTCTCGATGCTGGCCAACTGCAACCACAAGAGCTACGCCATCAACAAGGGCCGCATGGTACGCCTGGCCGAGTACAGCCGCGACGTGCTGGTCCAGCTGCGCCGCGACACCGGCATTGCCTACGACGAGCGCAGCCAGGGCACCCTGCAGCTGTTCCGCAACCAGAAGCAGCTGGACGGCGCCGCCACCGACATCGCCGTGCTCGAACAATACGGCGTGCCCTATCAAGTGCTCGATCCGGCCGGCTGCGAAGCCTATGAGCCGGCGCTGAAAAACGTGCGCGGGAAATTCGTCGGCGGCCTGCTGCTGCCGAACGACGAGACCGGCGACTGCTTCAAGTTCACCCAGAAGCTGGCCGAGATGGCCAAGGAACTGGGCGTCAAGTTCCGCCACGGCGTCGAGATCAAGCGTCTCTCGGTCGAAGGCGACAAGGTCACCGGCGTGGTCACCTCGCAGGGCGAGCTGAAGGCCGATTCCTTCGTGCTGGCGCTGGGCAGCTATTCGCCCTTCGTCCTGAAACAGATCGGCATCCACATCCCGGTGTATCCGGTGAAGGGCTATTCGATCACGGTGCCGATCACGGACGCCGCCGGCGCGCCTGAATCGACCGTGATGGACGAAACGTTCAAAGTGGCGATCACGCGCCTGGGCGACCGCATCCGCGTCGGCGGCACGGCCGAACTCGCGGGCTACGACCTGAGCCTGCACCAGGCGCGCCGCGACACGCTGGAGCACTCGGTGACCGACCTGTTCCCGCGCGGCGGCGATGTCTCGAAAGCCGAGTTCTGGTGCGGCCTGCGTCCGATGACGCCGGACGGCACGCCGGTCGTCGGTCCGACCCCGTACCGCAACCTGTTCCTGAACACGGGCCACGGCACGCTGGGCTGGACCATGGCCTGCGGCTCGGGCCGCGTACTGGCCGACATGGTGTCGGGACGCCAGCCGGAGATCGGGCTGGAA
- a CDS encoding NUDIX domain-containing protein, with protein MQQATNRPIDVAVGILMRPNGDVLLGQRPDGKPYAGYWEFPGGKVEAGEDIFHALQREFVEELGVDIVSADAWCCVEHVYEHAHVRLHFYISRDWRGEPQSLEGQAFAWQGTVSLTPLLPATIPLLAWLDQLRYAG; from the coding sequence ATGCAGCAAGCGACAAACCGGCCGATCGATGTGGCGGTCGGCATCCTGATGCGCCCGAACGGCGACGTGCTGCTCGGCCAGCGCCCGGACGGCAAGCCCTACGCCGGCTACTGGGAATTCCCCGGCGGTAAAGTCGAGGCGGGCGAGGACATTTTTCACGCCCTGCAGCGCGAATTCGTCGAGGAACTGGGCGTCGACATCGTCAGCGCCGATGCGTGGTGCTGCGTCGAACACGTCTACGAGCACGCCCATGTGCGGCTCCATTTTTATATCAGCCGCGACTGGCGCGGCGAACCGCAAAGCCTGGAAGGCCAGGCCTTTGCGTGGCAAGGGACAGTCAGCCTCACCCCGCTGCTGCCCGCAACCATCCCCCTGCTCGCGTGGCTCGATCAGCTGCGCTATGCCGGGTAA
- a CDS encoding ATP-binding protein, whose amino-acid sequence MTPLEQFLHRAEGLLARVEAILPPPAAREPDFKRAFAFRWRRRPTGGGNWLQPVTHASTISFDDLQHVDAQKRLIEQNTRQFVARRPANNVLLTGARGTGKSSLIKACLNGFADQGLRLIEVDKADLADLPDIVDLVAARPERFVIFCDDLSFEEGEAGYKALKVALDGSVATQSDNVLIYATSNRRHLMPEKMSDNTGYKHGDDGELHPGEAVEEKISLSERFGVWLSFYPFRQEDYLAIVAHWLSSFGCTPEQIEAARGEALQWALGRGSRSGRVAWQFAKDYAGKLDQP is encoded by the coding sequence ATGACGCCGCTCGAACAGTTCCTGCACCGCGCCGAAGGTTTGCTGGCGCGGGTCGAGGCGATCCTGCCGCCGCCGGCGGCGCGCGAGCCGGATTTCAAGCGCGCGTTTGCCTTCCGCTGGCGCCGGCGCCCGACCGGCGGCGGCAACTGGCTGCAGCCGGTGACGCACGCCTCGACCATCTCCTTCGACGACTTGCAGCACGTCGACGCCCAGAAGCGTCTGATCGAGCAGAACACGCGCCAGTTCGTGGCGCGCCGGCCGGCGAACAACGTGCTGCTCACCGGCGCACGTGGCACCGGCAAGTCGTCCCTGATCAAGGCCTGCCTGAACGGCTTCGCCGACCAGGGCCTGCGCCTGATCGAAGTGGACAAAGCCGACCTCGCCGATTTGCCCGACATCGTCGACCTGGTGGCGGCGCGGCCGGAGCGCTTCGTCATCTTCTGCGACGATCTCTCGTTCGAGGAAGGGGAGGCCGGCTACAAGGCGCTGAAGGTGGCGCTCGACGGCAGCGTCGCGACCCAGTCGGACAATGTGCTGATCTACGCCACCTCGAACCGGCGCCACCTGATGCCCGAGAAAATGTCGGACAACACGGGTTACAAACATGGCGACGATGGCGAGCTGCATCCGGGCGAAGCGGTCGAGGAGAAGATCTCGCTGTCGGAGCGGTTTGGCGTGTGGCTGTCGTTCTATCCGTTCCGGCAGGAGGATTACCTGGCGATCGTGGCGCACTGGCTATCCAGTTTCGGCTGCACGCCGGAGCAGATCGAGGCGGCGCGTGGCGAGGCGCTGCAGTGGGCCCTGGGACGCGGCTCGCGTTCGGGCCGCGTGGCCTGGCAGTTCGCCAAGGATTACGCAGGCAAGCTCGATCAGCCATAA
- the argJ gene encoding bifunctional glutamate N-acetyltransferase/amino-acid acetyltransferase ArgJ: protein MAVNSPLPVAADLKPVAGIEIGFAQAGIKKPNRKDVLVMRLADGATVAGVFTLNRFCAAPVQVSKANLAAVQNGGKPIRALVVNTGNANAGTGESGLANAQTTCAELAKLLGCEAQQVLPFSTGVILEPLPVAKIVAGLPAAVANLTADNWFNAAEAIMTTDTQPKAASRTVTIGGHTVTMTGISKGAGMIKPNMATMLGYLAFDAKVAQPVLDELVKYAADRSFNSITIDGDTSTNDSFMLIATGAGSLVVNEASGPDYEALKEAVTDISRNLAQQIIRDGEGATKFITITVEQGRSLEECRKIAYAIAHSPLVKTAFFASDPNLGRILAAVGYAGVDDLDVTKLDLYLDDVWVAKAGGRNPDYQEADGQRVMKQAEILVRVTLARGEASATVWTCDLSHDYVSINADYRS, encoded by the coding sequence ATGGCCGTGAATTCCCCCCTGCCTGTCGCCGCCGACCTGAAGCCGGTTGCCGGCATCGAGATCGGTTTTGCCCAAGCCGGCATCAAGAAGCCCAATCGCAAGGACGTCCTGGTGATGCGCCTGGCCGACGGCGCCACCGTCGCCGGCGTGTTCACCCTGAACCGCTTCTGCGCCGCGCCTGTCCAGGTCAGCAAGGCGAACCTGGCAGCCGTACAGAACGGCGGCAAGCCGATCCGCGCGCTGGTCGTCAACACCGGCAATGCGAATGCCGGTACCGGAGAATCGGGCCTGGCGAATGCACAGACCACCTGCGCCGAACTGGCGAAGCTTCTGGGGTGCGAGGCGCAGCAGGTGCTGCCGTTCTCGACCGGCGTGATCCTGGAGCCGCTGCCGGTCGCGAAGATCGTCGCCGGCCTGCCGGCCGCCGTGGCGAATCTCACGGCCGACAACTGGTTCAATGCCGCTGAAGCGATCATGACCACCGACACCCAGCCGAAAGCGGCCTCGCGCACGGTGACCATCGGCGGCCACACGGTCACCATGACCGGCATCAGCAAGGGGGCCGGCATGATCAAGCCGAACATGGCGACCATGCTCGGCTACCTGGCCTTCGACGCCAAAGTGGCGCAGCCGGTGCTGGACGAACTGGTGAAGTACGCGGCCGACCGCTCCTTCAACAGCATCACGATCGACGGCGACACCTCGACCAACGATTCCTTCATGCTGATCGCCACCGGCGCCGGCAGCCTGGTCGTGAACGAAGCGTCCGGCCCCGATTACGAGGCATTGAAAGAGGCCGTCACCGATATCTCGCGCAACCTGGCACAGCAGATCATCCGCGACGGCGAAGGCGCGACCAAGTTCATCACCATCACGGTGGAGCAGGGCCGTAGTCTGGAAGAGTGCCGCAAGATCGCCTACGCGATCGCGCACTCGCCGCTGGTGAAGACCGCCTTCTTCGCCTCGGACCCGAACCTGGGCCGCATCCTGGCCGCCGTCGGTTATGCCGGCGTGGACGACCTCGACGTCACGAAACTCGACCTCTACCTGGACGACGTCTGGGTCGCGAAGGCGGGCGGACGCAATCCGGATTACCAGGAAGCGGACGGCCAGCGCGTGATGAAGCAGGCCGAAATCCTTGTCCGCGTCACGCTTGCGCGCGGCGAGGCCAGCGCCACCGTCTGGACCTGCGACCTGTCGCACGACTACGTCAGCATCAACGCCGACTACCGTTCGTAA
- a CDS encoding peptidoglycan recognition protein family protein: protein MKKNMNGLLAGLILVALGLQTLPARASTDYPPAIWNPAASCNYSARTAAISHVTIHTTEGSYAGSISWFQNCSAGVSAHYVVRSSDGQVTQMVREADKAWHVGNSNGYTIGIEHEGYTNAPATWYTSAMYNASAALTRDILSSRGLAQKVFDGSGGWNAVPSDSLYNVKGHVNFASQTHTDPGSGWDWPRYKTLVAGGTSGGGGSDATLTWPLVQYGNTGERVRTIQYLLQQWGYTLTVNGSFDTATQTAVKNFQSSRGLGADGIVGNATWPALTIVTQQGDSGAKVRAVQSQLNESGYGLVVDGIFGSGTDSAVRSFQSAKGLGVDGIVGDNTWSKMAW, encoded by the coding sequence ATGAAGAAGAACATGAACGGCCTGCTGGCAGGCTTGATTCTGGTCGCCCTCGGCCTGCAGACATTGCCGGCCCGCGCCTCGACCGACTATCCGCCGGCGATCTGGAACCCGGCGGCCAGTTGCAATTATTCGGCACGTACCGCGGCGATCAGCCACGTGACCATCCACACCACCGAAGGCTCGTACGCGGGCTCGATCTCGTGGTTCCAGAACTGCAGCGCCGGCGTCAGCGCCCACTACGTGGTGCGCTCCTCGGACGGCCAGGTGACGCAGATGGTGCGCGAGGCCGATAAAGCCTGGCACGTCGGTAACTCGAACGGCTACACGATCGGCATCGAGCATGAGGGCTACACGAATGCCCCGGCCACCTGGTACACCAGCGCCATGTACAACGCCTCGGCAGCCCTCACCCGCGACATCCTCTCCTCGCGCGGCCTGGCGCAGAAGGTCTTCGACGGCAGCGGCGGCTGGAACGCGGTCCCAAGCGACTCGCTCTACAACGTCAAGGGCCACGTCAACTTCGCCAGCCAGACCCACACCGACCCGGGTTCGGGCTGGGACTGGCCGCGCTATAAAACCCTGGTCGCGGGCGGCACCAGCGGTGGCGGCGGCAGCGATGCGACGCTCACCTGGCCGCTGGTCCAATACGGGAATACGGGCGAACGCGTGCGCACCATCCAGTACCTGCTGCAGCAATGGGGCTATACGCTGACCGTCAACGGCAGCTTCGACACGGCGACGCAAACCGCGGTGAAGAACTTCCAGTCCTCGCGCGGCCTGGGCGCGGACGGCATCGTCGGCAACGCGACGTGGCCGGCGCTGACTATCGTCACCCAGCAGGGCGACTCGGGCGCCAAGGTGCGCGCGGTGCAGAGCCAGCTGAACGAAAGCGGGTATGGCCTGGTGGTGGATGGCATCTTCGGCTCGGGCACCGACAGCGCGGTACGCAGCTTCCAGTCGGCGAAAGGTCTGGGCGTTGACGGAATCGTTGGCGACAACACCTGGAGCAAAATGGCTTGGTGA
- the secA gene encoding preprotein translocase subunit SecA, whose product MSLLTQIFGSRNQRLLKQYQKTVRQINALEPQMEALSDADLQAKTPEFKARIAKGETLDAILPEAFAVCREAAKRVLKMRHFDVQMIGGMVLHEGKIAEMGTGEGKTLMATLPVYLNGLSGKGVHVITVNDYLAQRDADSMGRLYGWLGLTTGVNLSQMDHDTKQTAYASDITYGTNNEFGFDYLRDNMVYEARERVQRGLNFAVVDEVDSILIDEARTPLIISGQAENHTDLYHRMNEVPPQLTLQIGEETPDGRGEIEVPGDYTKDEKAHTVLLTEAGHEKAEAILTRMGLLPEGASLYDAANITLIHHLYAALRAHVLYSKDTHYVVQNNEVVIVDEFTGRLMTGRRWSDGLHQAVEAKEGVRIQNENQTLASITFQNYFRMYTKLSGMTGTADTEAYEFQEIYGLETVVIPPNRPSQRKDRQDQVYKSAQEKYNAMLIDIQDCYERGQPVLVGTTSIENSELLSGILTGAKLPHNVLNAKQHAREAEIIAQAGRPKMITIATNMAGRGTDIVLGGNVEKQIQIIEANNELSEAEKAAQSQTLRDEWQSLHDHVVAAGGLHIVGTERHESRRVDNQLRGRSGRQGDPGSSRFYLCLDDTLLRIFAGDRVRAIMERLKMPEGEPIEAGIVSRSIETAQRKVEARNFDIRKQLLEYDDVANDQRKVIYTQRNELLEAADISELIASLRTGTFTDVVRQYVPAESVEEQWDIKSLQSVLASEWALDVPLEQMLVDEPNLNDDDILEKVLAAADASYNAKVDIVGKESFGGFERNVMLQSVDTHWREHLSALDHLRQGIHLRGYAQKNPKQEYKREAFELFGSMLDQIKNEVIRTVMTVRIQSREEVEAAEAAMAAQAAHLENINYQHADFNPSAAPEELLAPVANPGTTPVTAEDHSTYLGVKVGRNDPCPCGSGKKFKQCHGKLA is encoded by the coding sequence ATGTCATTACTGACCCAGATTTTCGGTAGCCGCAACCAGCGGCTGCTCAAGCAGTATCAAAAAACCGTGCGTCAGATCAACGCGCTCGAGCCGCAGATGGAAGCGCTGTCGGATGCCGACCTCCAGGCCAAGACCCCTGAATTCAAGGCACGGATCGCCAAGGGCGAGACGCTCGACGCCATCCTGCCGGAAGCCTTTGCCGTCTGCCGCGAAGCCGCCAAGCGCGTCCTGAAAATGCGCCACTTCGACGTCCAGATGATCGGCGGCATGGTCCTGCACGAAGGCAAGATCGCCGAGATGGGCACGGGTGAAGGTAAAACCCTGATGGCAACCCTGCCGGTCTACCTGAACGGCTTGTCGGGCAAGGGCGTGCACGTCATTACCGTCAACGATTACCTGGCGCAGCGCGATGCCGATTCGATGGGCCGCCTGTACGGCTGGCTGGGCCTGACGACCGGTGTGAACCTGTCGCAGATGGACCACGACACCAAGCAGACCGCCTACGCGTCCGACATCACCTACGGCACGAATAACGAATTCGGGTTCGACTACCTGCGCGACAACATGGTCTACGAGGCGCGCGAACGCGTGCAGCGCGGCCTGAACTTCGCCGTGGTCGACGAGGTCGACTCGATCCTGATCGACGAAGCACGCACGCCGCTGATCATTTCGGGCCAGGCCGAGAACCATACCGACCTGTACCACCGCATGAACGAAGTGCCGCCGCAGCTGACCCTGCAGATCGGCGAAGAAACCCCGGACGGCCGCGGCGAGATCGAAGTCCCGGGCGACTACACGAAGGACGAGAAGGCGCACACCGTGCTCCTGACCGAAGCCGGCCACGAAAAGGCCGAAGCCATCCTGACCAGGATGGGCCTGCTGCCGGAAGGCGCTTCGCTGTACGACGCAGCCAACATCACGCTGATCCACCACCTGTATGCGGCGCTGCGCGCGCACGTCCTGTACAGCAAGGACACGCATTATGTGGTGCAGAACAACGAAGTCGTGATCGTCGACGAATTCACCGGCCGCCTGATGACGGGCCGCCGCTGGTCGGACGGCCTGCACCAGGCGGTGGAGGCGAAGGAAGGCGTGCGCATCCAGAACGAGAACCAGACCCTGGCCTCGATCACCTTCCAGAACTACTTCCGCATGTACACCAAGCTGTCCGGCATGACCGGTACGGCCGACACCGAAGCCTACGAGTTCCAGGAAATCTACGGCCTGGAAACCGTCGTGATTCCGCCGAACCGTCCGTCGCAGCGCAAGGACCGCCAGGACCAGGTCTACAAATCGGCGCAGGAAAAGTACAACGCGATGCTGATCGACATCCAGGATTGCTACGAGCGCGGCCAGCCGGTCCTCGTCGGCACGACCTCGATCGAGAACTCGGAACTGCTGTCGGGCATCCTGACGGGCGCCAAGCTGCCGCACAACGTCCTGAACGCCAAGCAGCACGCCCGTGAAGCGGAAATCATCGCCCAGGCGGGCCGTCCGAAGATGATCACGATCGCGACCAACATGGCCGGCCGCGGTACCGACATCGTCCTGGGCGGCAACGTCGAGAAGCAGATCCAGATCATCGAAGCGAACAACGAGCTGTCGGAAGCGGAGAAGGCTGCCCAGTCGCAGACCCTGCGCGACGAATGGCAATCGCTGCACGACCACGTGGTCGCGGCCGGCGGCCTGCACATCGTCGGCACCGAACGCCACGAGTCGCGCCGCGTCGACAACCAGTTGCGTGGCCGCTCGGGCCGCCAGGGCGATCCGGGCTCCTCGCGCTTCTACCTGTGCCTGGACGACACGCTGCTGCGCATCTTCGCGGGAGATCGCGTGCGCGCCATCATGGAGCGCCTGAAAATGCCGGAAGGCGAGCCGATCGAGGCGGGCATCGTCAGCCGTTCGATCGAGACCGCCCAGCGCAAGGTCGAGGCCCGCAACTTCGACATCCGCAAGCAGCTGCTGGAATACGACGACGTCGCCAACGACCAGCGCAAGGTGATCTACACCCAGCGTAACGAACTGCTGGAAGCGGCCGACATTTCGGAACTGATCGCTTCGCTGCGCACGGGCACCTTCACCGACGTGGTACGCCAATACGTGCCGGCCGAATCGGTCGAAGAGCAGTGGGACATCAAGTCGCTGCAATCGGTGCTGGCGTCGGAGTGGGCGCTCGACGTTCCGCTCGAGCAGATGCTGGTCGACGAGCCTAACCTGAACGACGACGACATCCTGGAAAAGGTGCTGGCCGCGGCCGACGCCTCGTACAACGCCAAGGTCGACATCGTCGGCAAGGAATCCTTCGGCGGCTTCGAGCGCAACGTCATGCTGCAAAGCGTCGACACCCACTGGCGCGAACACCTGTCGGCGCTGGACCACCTGCGCCAGGGCATCCACCTGCGCGGCTATGCGCAGAAGAACCCGAAGCAGGAGTACAAGCGCGAGGCCTTCGAACTGTTCGGCAGCATGCTGGACCAGATCAAGAACGAAGTCATTCGCACCGTGATGACGGTCCGCATCCAGTCGCGCGAAGAAGTCGAGGCGGCGGAAGCGGCCATGGCGGCGCAGGCGGCGCACCTGGAAAACATCAACTACCAGCACGCCGACTTCAATCCGTCGGCCGCGCCGGAAGAGCTGCTGGCGCCGGTCGCCAATCCGGGCACCACGCCGGTGACGGCCGAAGACCACAGCACCTATCTGGGTGTGAAGGTCGGCCGCAACGATCCTTGCCCTTGCGGCAGCGGGAAGAAGTTCAAGCAGTGTCACGGCAAGCTGGCGTAA
- a CDS encoding DciA family protein encodes MHIYGTRNRPTSFEATSFLRQNDRMASLLPAALRMADLQRDVGQALPAIANNCDVLSFQEGVLTLAVPSSAVAARLKQQLPKLQSTLLARGWQVTSTRLKVQVTRAMPPQVETRVLELPPTAVDAFEELGDSLPDTPQNAALVAAIKRLAAKRRGG; translated from the coding sequence ATGCATATCTACGGCACCCGCAACCGCCCCACCTCGTTCGAGGCAACAAGCTTCCTGCGTCAGAACGACCGCATGGCCAGCCTGCTGCCGGCCGCGTTGCGCATGGCCGACCTGCAGCGCGATGTCGGCCAGGCCTTGCCGGCGATTGCGAACAACTGCGACGTGCTCTCGTTCCAGGAAGGCGTGCTGACCCTCGCCGTGCCGAGCTCGGCAGTGGCGGCGCGGCTGAAGCAGCAGCTGCCGAAATTGCAGAGTACTTTATTGGCACGCGGCTGGCAGGTGACGTCGACGCGTTTGAAGGTGCAGGTGACGCGGGCGATGCCGCCGCAGGTGGAAACCCGGGTGCTGGAGTTGCCGCCGACGGCGGTCGATGCCTTCGAGGAGTTGGGGGACAGTTTGCCGGATACGCCGCAGAATGCGGCGCTGGTGGCGGCGATCAAGAGATTGGCGGCTAAGCGGCGCGGCGGTTAA
- the lpxC gene encoding UDP-3-O-acyl-N-acetylglucosamine deacetylase: protein MLKQRTIKELVRTTGVGLHSGRKVELTLRPAAVDTGIVFRRVDLDPVVEFPSSAEVVGDTRMASVLVKGDARVSTVEHLMSACAGLGIDNLYIEVTAEEIPIMDGSASSFVFLLQQAGVQDQAAPKKFIRVLKEVEVRHGAGNNEKWAKLKPHDGFKLDFFIEFNHPAVDGTMQNATVDFAHVSYVHDVARARTFGFMQDVESLRGMGLARGGSLENAIVMDEYRILNADGLRYDDEFVRHKILDAIGDLYMIGHPLLAAYEAHKSGHALNNDLLRALLARPDAYEIVSFDGAADAPASYVKQMHEEWAQM, encoded by the coding sequence ATGCTCAAACAACGAACCATCAAAGAACTCGTGCGTACGACCGGCGTCGGGCTGCACTCGGGCCGCAAGGTCGAACTGACGCTGCGCCCGGCCGCGGTCGATACCGGCATCGTATTCCGCCGCGTCGACCTCGACCCGGTCGTCGAATTCCCGTCGAGCGCCGAGGTCGTCGGCGATACGCGCATGGCCTCGGTCCTGGTCAAGGGCGACGCGCGCGTCTCGACCGTCGAACACCTGATGTCGGCCTGCGCCGGCCTCGGCATCGACAACCTGTACATCGAAGTGACGGCCGAGGAAATCCCGATCATGGACGGCTCCGCGTCCTCCTTCGTGTTCCTGTTGCAGCAGGCCGGCGTGCAGGACCAGGCCGCGCCGAAGAAATTTATTCGCGTGCTGAAGGAAGTCGAAGTGCGCCACGGCGCGGGCAACAACGAAAAGTGGGCGAAATTGAAACCGCACGACGGTTTCAAACTCGACTTCTTCATCGAATTCAACCACCCGGCGGTGGACGGCACCATGCAGAACGCGACGGTCGATTTTGCGCACGTGTCGTATGTGCACGACGTGGCGCGCGCCCGCACCTTCGGCTTCATGCAGGACGTCGAGAGCCTGCGCGGCATGGGCCTGGCACGGGGCGGCTCGCTGGAAAACGCGATCGTGATGGACGAATACCGGATCCTGAATGCGGACGGCCTGCGCTACGACGACGAATTCGTGCGGCACAAGATTCTCGATGCGATCGGCGATTTGTACATGATCGGGCATCCGCTGCTGGCGGCCTACGAGGCCCATAAATCGGGGCATGCGCTGAATAACGACCTGCTGCGTGCTTTGTTGGCGCGGCCGGATGCGTACGAGATCGTGTCTTTCGATGGGGCGGCCGATGCGCCGGCCTCGTATGTCAAGCAGATGCACGAGGAATGGGCGCAGATGTGA
- a CDS encoding DMT family transporter codes for MLIAVVMFSLMDTAMKLLAAHYPAMQVAALRSLSSLPLVCAYVAWRGGFSTMLQVKPGLHLLRGALGIGMLALFAFGLKKLSLAEAYSIFFIAPALITAMSVFFLKETVDLARWIAIFVGLGGVLVVLRPEGEGMLTLGGLAILASAVCYAISAIAARVQARTNSTRQMMFWLMLLMAIGASTLAAPNWVALDPAHVWLLLGLAISGFFGQLAITEAFSHGEASVVAPFEYSALAWGVAIDWLLWQTLPDEYTLVGAAIIIGSGIYLIRHEKTHAESEHP; via the coding sequence ATGCTGATCGCGGTCGTCATGTTCTCATTGATGGACACGGCGATGAAACTGCTCGCCGCCCACTATCCGGCGATGCAGGTCGCGGCCCTGCGTTCGCTGTCCTCGCTGCCGCTGGTCTGCGCCTATGTCGCCTGGCGCGGCGGCTTCTCGACCATGCTGCAGGTGAAGCCGGGCCTGCACCTGCTGCGCGGCGCGCTCGGCATCGGCATGCTGGCGCTGTTCGCATTCGGGCTGAAAAAACTCAGCCTGGCGGAAGCCTATTCGATCTTCTTCATCGCGCCCGCGCTGATCACGGCGATGTCGGTGTTCTTCCTGAAAGAGACCGTCGACCTGGCACGCTGGATCGCCATTTTCGTGGGCCTCGGCGGCGTGCTGGTCGTGCTGCGACCGGAAGGCGAGGGCATGCTGACCCTGGGCGGTCTCGCCATCCTGGCCTCGGCCGTCTGCTACGCCATTTCCGCAATCGCGGCGCGCGTGCAGGCGCGCACCAATTCCACGCGCCAGATGATGTTCTGGCTGATGCTGCTGATGGCGATCGGCGCGAGTACGCTGGCCGCGCCGAACTGGGTGGCGCTCGACCCGGCCCACGTCTGGCTGCTGCTCGGACTGGCGATTTCCGGCTTCTTCGGCCAGCTGGCGATCACGGAGGCCTTCAGCCACGGCGAGGCCTCGGTGGTCGCACCCTTCGAGTATTCGGCCCTGGCCTGGGGCGTGGCGATCGACTGGCTGCTGTGGCAGACCCTGCCCGACGAGTACACCCTGGTCGGGGCAGCGATCATCATCGGCAGCGGTATCTATCTGATTCGACACGAGAAAACACATGCGGAGAGCGAGCATCCGTAG
- a CDS encoding peroxiredoxin, producing MTIKIGERLPEGTLAEFIETETEGCSLGPNVFQVADLVKGKKIAIFGLPGAFTPTCSAKHVPGYVQNAAALKAKGVDEIWCISVNDAFVMGAWGRDQKSTGIVRMMADGNASFTKALGLDADFSKHNMGTRSQRYSMLVEDGVVKQLNVEQGGFDVSSAETMLSQLG from the coding sequence ATGACCATCAAGATTGGCGAGCGCCTGCCGGAAGGCACCCTGGCTGAATTCATCGAGACCGAAACCGAAGGCTGCTCGCTCGGCCCGAACGTGTTCCAGGTCGCCGACCTGGTAAAAGGCAAGAAGATCGCGATCTTCGGCCTGCCGGGCGCCTTCACGCCGACCTGCTCGGCCAAGCACGTGCCTGGCTATGTCCAGAACGCCGCCGCCCTGAAGGCCAAAGGCGTGGACGAAATCTGGTGCATCTCGGTCAACGACGCCTTCGTCATGGGCGCCTGGGGCCGCGACCAGAAATCGACCGGCATCGTGCGCATGATGGCCGACGGTAACGCTTCCTTCACCAAGGCCCTCGGCCTGGACGCGGACTTCTCGAAGCACAACATGGGCACGCGTTCGCAGCGCTACTCGATGCTGGTGGAAGACGGCGTGGTGAAACAGCTGAACGTGGAGCAGGGCGGCTTCGACGTCTCGAGCGCCGAAACGATGCTGTCGCAACTGGGCTGA